One window of the Chanos chanos chromosome 11, fChaCha1.1, whole genome shotgun sequence genome contains the following:
- the LOC115823817 gene encoding C-type lectin domain family 4 member E-like, with protein MNSGFLKRYNFCITITFTILESQQHGAARWHRGWRRFQCSCYYVSTVTKNWEQSRQDCRGKGGDLVIINSREEQWFLYSLRVKFWIGLTDEDTEGEWKWVDGTPLHTG; from the exons atgAACTCCGGATTCTTAAAGCGTTATAACTTTTGCATCACTATAACTTTTACGATTTTGGAGTCCCAACAGCacggggcggcacggtggcacagGGG ATGGAGAAGATTTCAGTGTAGCTGTTACTACGTTTCCACTGTGACAAAAAACTGGgagcagagcagacaggactgcagaggaaaaggaggagatcTGGTCAttataaacagcagagaggaacag TGGTTTCTATATTCACTGAGGGTGAAGTTTTGGATTGGTCTAACTGATgaggacacagagggagaatggaaatgggtggatggaaCGCCATTGCACACTGGGTAA